The proteins below come from a single Elusimicrobiota bacterium genomic window:
- a CDS encoding dihydroorotase: MKGTVSWARTQRSSGTLPRQKSLLIRGGRVIDPRNQRDEVCDVLIEGQHIHKIAKDIKPTRQMEVLEAGRLVVAPGLIDIHVHLREPGQEEKETIATGTAAAAMGGFTAVACMPNTVPPLDNVSQIQYVMMKARSDGHVRVYPVGAITKGQDGVELTEIGAMVRAGCVAISDDGKPVANAKLFRRALEYAKTFGLPVVDHCEDPDLAKGGVMNEGKLAVLLGLKGIPRQAEYIMVARNIALCELTGGQLHLAHLSTKESVALVRDAKKRGLPVTAETCPHYFALTEEAVANYNANAKMNPPLRTEDDRQAILAGLADGTLEVVASDHAPHTPAQKAREFDFAPFGIIGLETTLGLVLTELVQKGVMTLSAALAALSDAPARVFHLPGGHLSPGAPADLTLIDLKARHTVNTFTSKSQNSPFIGRMLQGKAVATIVGGEVVMSRGKLLRKPTC, from the coding sequence ATGAAAGGCACCGTGAGCTGGGCCCGTACCCAACGTTCGAGCGGTACGCTTCCCCGGCAAAAATCCCTGCTCATTCGCGGTGGGCGGGTGATTGACCCGCGCAACCAGCGCGATGAAGTCTGCGACGTTCTGATCGAGGGCCAGCATATCCACAAGATAGCCAAAGACATCAAGCCGACGCGCCAGATGGAGGTGCTGGAAGCCGGGCGTCTGGTCGTGGCTCCCGGGCTTATCGATATTCACGTGCATCTGCGCGAACCCGGCCAGGAAGAAAAAGAGACGATCGCCACCGGGACCGCGGCGGCCGCGATGGGCGGTTTTACCGCAGTGGCCTGCATGCCGAACACCGTTCCGCCTCTCGATAACGTCTCCCAGATTCAGTACGTCATGATGAAGGCCCGCAGTGACGGTCATGTCCGGGTGTATCCAGTCGGCGCCATCACCAAGGGGCAGGACGGGGTGGAGTTGACGGAAATCGGCGCGATGGTCCGCGCCGGCTGCGTCGCGATTTCAGACGACGGCAAACCCGTGGCCAACGCCAAACTTTTCCGGCGCGCGCTCGAATATGCCAAGACCTTCGGACTGCCGGTCGTGGATCACTGCGAAGACCCGGATCTGGCCAAAGGCGGGGTGATGAACGAAGGCAAGCTGGCCGTGCTCCTGGGGCTCAAGGGGATTCCCCGCCAGGCCGAGTACATCATGGTCGCGCGCAATATCGCGCTCTGCGAGCTGACCGGCGGGCAGCTGCATCTGGCGCATCTGTCCACGAAGGAATCCGTCGCGCTCGTGCGCGACGCCAAAAAGCGCGGCCTGCCGGTGACCGCGGAAACCTGTCCCCATTACTTTGCGCTGACTGAAGAAGCCGTAGCCAATTACAATGCGAACGCCAAGATGAACCCGCCGTTACGCACCGAGGACGATCGCCAGGCGATCCTGGCCGGGCTGGCCGATGGAACGCTCGAGGTGGTGGCCAGCGATCACGCGCCGCACACCCCTGCGCAGAAAGCGCGCGAGTTTGATTTCGCGCCGTTCGGCATCATCGGGCTGGAAACCACGCTGGGGCTCGTCCTGACCGAGCTGGTTCAGAAGGGCGTGATGACGCTCAGCGCCGCACTGGCGGCTCTGTCGGATGCGCCGGCGCGCGTTTTTCATCTGCCGGGCGGACATCTCTCTCCGGGAGCCCCGGCGGACCTGACGCTCATTGATCTCAAGGCCCGGCACACGGTGAACACCTTCACCTCCAAGAGCCAGAACTCGCCCTTCATCGGCCGGATGCTTCAGGGGAAAGCCGTGGCCACGATCGTCGGCGGCGAGGTGGTCATGTCCCGAGGCAAATTGTTGCGCAAGCCAACCTGCTGA
- a CDS encoding dihydroorotate dehydrogenase electron transfer subunit, giving the protein MLDRRVKVKDVQSLGAANYLVTLRSPEQARRVKPGQFLMLKCGEEVDGNPLLRRPFSILDIDHHGRGGSPADIKILVKDVGFGTHKLVHVQPGQELFALGPQGRPFQLAKEMAGEVRTACLVAGGVGIAALYLLAKDLIALGVTPVLFYGARTARELVLRDYFKRLRIRTCYATEDGSMGTRGLVTAPLVRFLKEHHREGVRMYACGPWAMMRETDKLARQFSVPCEVSLEARMGCSLGACMGCVVRTRGDGSSANYIRVCMEGPVISSRLIDWDHPPL; this is encoded by the coding sequence ATGCTAGATCGCAGAGTCAAAGTGAAGGATGTGCAGAGCCTGGGCGCGGCCAACTATCTGGTGACGCTCCGCTCGCCTGAGCAGGCCCGCCGGGTGAAACCAGGCCAGTTCCTGATGCTGAAATGCGGCGAGGAGGTGGATGGAAATCCGCTTTTGCGCCGTCCCTTCAGCATCTTGGACATTGACCATCATGGCCGCGGCGGGAGTCCAGCCGACATCAAGATTCTGGTCAAGGATGTCGGTTTCGGCACGCACAAGCTGGTGCACGTACAGCCGGGACAGGAACTCTTCGCGCTCGGTCCCCAGGGACGTCCCTTTCAGCTTGCCAAAGAAATGGCCGGCGAGGTGCGCACCGCGTGCCTGGTGGCCGGAGGGGTCGGCATCGCGGCGCTCTACCTCCTGGCAAAAGATTTGATCGCTCTCGGTGTCACCCCGGTCCTCTTTTATGGCGCTCGCACGGCTCGTGAATTGGTCTTGCGCGACTATTTTAAGCGCCTCCGGATCCGAACCTGTTACGCAACGGAGGATGGCTCAATGGGGACACGGGGTCTGGTGACGGCTCCGCTCGTCCGTTTCCTCAAGGAACATCATCGGGAGGGGGTTCGGATGTACGCCTGCGGTCCCTGGGCGATGATGCGGGAGACGGACAAGTTGGCCCGGCAATTTTCCGTGCCGTGTGAGGTGAGCCTTGAGGCGCGCATGGGATGCTCGCTGGGCGCCTGCATGGGATGTGTCGTCCGGACACGGGGAGACGGATCGTCCGCAAACTACATCCGGGTTTGCATGGAAGGACCGGTCATCAGCAGTCGACTGATCGACTGGGATCATCCCCCGCTATGA
- a CDS encoding dihydroorotate dehydrogenase — protein sequence MTKMGVDIGGVRFKNPVLTASGTFAYGVEFAHLMDLNAIGGIVVKGISMKPIQGNPPPRIYETASGMLNAIGWQNIGAREFVTRKLPVLRKYRTRVVVNVVGFSLEDYLEVARFLNDVPGIAALELNISCPNVKHGGFHFNKDPRDTYKVTAKIKKASPRIPLWVKLSPNVTDIRVFARACEEAGADAISVVNTLIGMAVNVETRRPRLQFVTGGLSGPAIKPVALRMVWEASREVKIPVIGIGGIARTEDALEFLIAGARAVQVGTANFYHPDASQQIARGLETYCRSKGIKNINNLVGSLRV from the coding sequence ATGACAAAGATGGGGGTCGACATCGGCGGAGTCCGCTTTAAGAACCCGGTGTTGACGGCCAGCGGGACTTTTGCCTATGGCGTCGAATTTGCCCACCTGATGGACCTCAACGCGATCGGGGGAATTGTCGTCAAAGGAATTTCGATGAAACCGATTCAGGGCAATCCCCCGCCGCGCATTTATGAGACGGCTTCCGGAATGTTGAACGCGATTGGCTGGCAGAACATCGGCGCCCGGGAGTTCGTGACCCGGAAGCTCCCGGTCCTCCGAAAGTATCGCACCCGCGTGGTCGTCAACGTGGTTGGATTCAGCCTGGAGGACTACCTGGAAGTCGCCCGCTTCCTGAACGATGTTCCGGGCATTGCGGCTCTTGAACTCAACATTTCCTGTCCGAATGTCAAACACGGGGGCTTCCACTTCAACAAGGATCCTCGCGATACGTATAAGGTGACCGCCAAAATCAAGAAAGCCTCTCCAAGGATTCCGCTCTGGGTGAAGCTCTCTCCGAATGTCACCGACATCCGGGTTTTTGCCCGGGCCTGCGAGGAGGCGGGAGCGGACGCCATTTCCGTCGTGAATACGCTCATCGGCATGGCTGTCAATGTCGAGACCCGGCGGCCGCGCCTGCAATTCGTCACCGGAGGCCTTTCCGGTCCGGCCATCAAACCCGTGGCCCTGCGCATGGTCTGGGAAGCGTCGCGTGAAGTCAAGATTCCGGTGATCGGCATCGGAGGCATCGCCCGCACGGAGGATGCTTTAGAGTTTTTGATCGCGGGCGCGCGCGCCGTTCAGGTGGGGACAGCCAACTTCTATCACCCGGACGCCTCCCAACAGATCGCGCGGGGATTGGAGACGTATTGCCGCTCAAAGGGCATCAAAAACATCAACAACTTAGTGGGGAGTTTGCGGGTATGA
- the pyrF gene encoding orotidine-5'-phosphate decarboxylase produces MSKTQMKPLIVALDVETDREALALVRRLRLPAGQAGPQVDLFKVGPILFLKYGGALLKAIRSEGAEIFLDLKFHDIPSVVRKSVERAAEWGVYSATIHASGGAAMMREAAAASPRPKLWGVTVLTSLDQKDLQALGVSGGVTEQVQRLAKLAAHAGLDGVIASVREAAGIKAACGKDFQVVTPGIRLGATADDQKRTQTPVQAVQAGADFFVMGRPILEAADPVKAVEQIYQSI; encoded by the coding sequence ATGAGCAAAACCCAGATGAAGCCGCTCATTGTCGCCCTGGACGTCGAGACGGACCGTGAGGCTCTTGCGCTGGTGCGGCGTCTGCGCCTGCCTGCCGGACAGGCAGGTCCGCAGGTGGATTTATTTAAGGTGGGCCCCATCCTTTTTCTAAAATATGGAGGCGCGCTGCTGAAAGCGATCCGGAGCGAAGGGGCGGAGATTTTTCTGGATCTCAAGTTCCACGATATCCCATCGGTCGTGCGCAAGTCGGTGGAGCGCGCCGCGGAGTGGGGGGTCTACAGCGCCACGATTCATGCGTCAGGCGGAGCCGCGATGATGCGGGAAGCAGCCGCCGCGAGCCCCCGTCCCAAACTGTGGGGCGTGACCGTTCTCACGAGCCTCGATCAGAAGGATCTTCAAGCGCTCGGTGTTTCGGGCGGTGTCACGGAACAGGTGCAGCGTCTGGCGAAGCTCGCGGCTCACGCGGGACTCGACGGGGTCATCGCCTCGGTACGCGAGGCGGCCGGCATCAAAGCCGCGTGCGGCAAGGATTTTCAGGTGGTCACCCCGGGCATTCGTCTGGGAGCGACGGCCGATGACCAGAAACGAACGCAGACGCCGGTCCAGGCGGTCCAGGCCGGAGCCGACTTTTTTGTTATGGGAAGGCCG